Proteins from a genomic interval of Clostridium sp. AN503:
- the spoIIIAD gene encoding stage III sporulation protein AD, producing the protein MTVITIGIVGITAVLLAVEMKNMKGEYGIYLVMAAGCFIFFYGVSKMETIFDAMRRIQEFIKINQVYLSTLIKMTGITYIAEFSSGICKDAGYGAIGNQIEIFGKLSILAVSMPIVLALMETLQGFLV; encoded by the coding sequence ATGACGGTTATTACGATTGGGATCGTGGGAATTACAGCGGTGCTGCTGGCCGTGGAGATGAAGAACATGAAGGGAGAATACGGGATCTACCTGGTGATGGCGGCTGGATGCTTTATTTTTTTCTACGGGGTATCCAAGATGGAGACGATCTTCGACGCCATGAGGAGGATCCAGGAGTTTATAAAGATTAACCAGGTATATTTGAGCACCCTGATCAAAATGACTGGAATCACATATATCGCTGAGTTTTCCTCCGGAATCTGCAAGGACGCGGGATATGGAGCGATCGGAAACCAGATTGAGATATTCGGGAAGTTGTCAATCCTGGCGGTCAGCATGCCGATCGTGCTGGCGCTGATGGAGACGCTGCAGGGATTTCTGGTATGA
- a CDS encoding cation diffusion facilitator family transporter, producing MADGTCRQEKGYKTSILMASGNFCLFLVYIIVGTMGNSIAVVSEGIDNLIDACNSLLMLLGFKISGRGKDSMHPNGHGRIEYITGLLISEMVLLAAFALGKESVGRLLHPEPVGALFPILLTAAAGAGVKMAMAKCIEKENKEMKSPAMEAYQKNVLADIKGIILVAVTPVLHQLTSLPVDGIAGLLLAGMIAVDGIKSFMKNVSLLLGEGLSQEETERIAQILRPYGSAVQMELFEFHDYGPEERGGIMVLSVHPGMLHHGIQSIMDDCKQQIEAQLNIHVSVYIHMNRENTPDRAYASPRFDTVRQYLKLWTSAMDRSKRRGNPEW from the coding sequence ATGGCTGATGGAACATGCAGGCAGGAAAAAGGATACAAAACAAGCATCCTGATGGCGTCAGGGAATTTCTGTCTGTTTCTTGTGTATATTATTGTGGGAACAATGGGGAACAGTATTGCCGTCGTCTCGGAAGGAATAGATAATCTGATCGATGCATGCAATTCTCTGCTCATGCTGCTGGGATTTAAGATTTCCGGCAGGGGGAAAGATTCAATGCACCCCAATGGACATGGACGGATTGAGTATATTACAGGACTTCTTATCTCTGAGATGGTCCTGCTGGCTGCATTTGCCCTGGGGAAAGAATCTGTAGGGAGGCTGCTTCATCCAGAGCCGGTTGGAGCGCTGTTCCCGATCCTGCTGACGGCAGCAGCCGGGGCTGGTGTGAAGATGGCGATGGCGAAGTGTATAGAGAAGGAAAATAAAGAGATGAAATCCCCTGCGATGGAAGCGTATCAGAAAAATGTGCTGGCGGATATAAAGGGGATCATTCTGGTTGCAGTGACTCCTGTCCTTCACCAGCTTACCTCGCTGCCTGTTGACGGGATTGCAGGTCTGCTGCTTGCAGGTATGATAGCTGTGGATGGGATCAAGTCATTTATGAAAAATGTCAGTCTGCTTTTAGGGGAAGGCTTGAGCCAGGAGGAGACAGAGCGGATTGCACAGATCCTTCGTCCCTACGGCAGTGCGGTCCAGATGGAGCTGTTTGAATTTCACGATTATGGGCCAGAGGAGAGGGGCGGGATCATGGTTCTGTCTGTCCATCCGGGAATGCTCCATCATGGGATACAAAGTATTATGGACGACTGCAAACAACAGATCGAGGCGCAGCTGAATATCCACGTTTCTGTGTACATTCATATGAACAGAGAAAACACACCGGACAGGGCATATGCGTCGCCGCGCTTTGACACAGTCAGACAGTATTTGAAGTTATGGACCTCTGCCATGGACCGGAGTAAGAGGCGAGGAAATCCTGAATGGTAA
- a CDS encoding alpha/beta hydrolase — protein sequence MRDQKVSLRGKLVRDMMRNMMDSAMGHKFQTGEFRMNPVEPAWICPPDFEYEIVEMDAFKMEYLRPSAVCTGRVILQIHGGGYIGPMKNTYRDFAVQYSRRSLGGDVLTVDYRVAPEHPYPAALEDAVAAYLWLIEEKKYAPEKIIIAGDSAGGGLTLALTLYLRDHSIPMPAGIIVMSPWADLTCSGESYTTNYSRDPQFGNTKDNMLYNSSYIGEADPTDPYMSPVFGDYHGFPPTLMQVGSEEVLLSDTLTVAAKLRASHGRLRLSVYDGMFHVFQMALRLIPESREAWAEVGRFLKIIYGIDRKVTGMPVKVVKSGRKRSLESHRKTYEKV from the coding sequence ATGAGGGACCAGAAGGTAAGCCTGCGCGGCAAACTGGTGCGGGACATGATGAGGAACATGATGGATTCCGCCATGGGGCATAAGTTTCAGACCGGGGAGTTTCGTATGAACCCGGTGGAACCGGCATGGATCTGTCCGCCGGATTTTGAGTATGAGATCGTGGAGATGGATGCGTTTAAGATGGAATATCTGCGTCCCTCCGCGGTGTGCACCGGGCGGGTAATCCTGCAGATCCACGGTGGCGGCTATATTGGTCCGATGAAGAATACCTACCGTGATTTTGCGGTCCAATATTCCAGAAGGAGCCTGGGCGGCGACGTACTGACCGTCGATTACCGCGTGGCGCCGGAGCATCCGTATCCGGCGGCGCTGGAGGATGCGGTGGCTGCTTACCTGTGGCTGATCGAGGAAAAAAAGTATGCGCCGGAGAAGATCATTATCGCCGGGGACTCGGCAGGCGGCGGCCTTACCCTTGCCCTGACTCTGTATCTGCGCGATCACTCCATACCCATGCCGGCAGGTATCATTGTGATGTCGCCCTGGGCGGATTTAACCTGCAGCGGGGAGAGCTATACGACCAACTATTCCCGGGACCCTCAGTTTGGGAACACGAAGGACAACATGCTGTATAACAGCAGTTATATTGGAGAAGCTGACCCGACAGACCCGTATATGTCCCCGGTGTTCGGCGATTATCATGGTTTTCCGCCCACACTGATGCAGGTGGGCAGTGAGGAAGTGCTGCTCAGTGATACGCTCACTGTGGCGGCAAAGCTTCGGGCTTCCCACGGCAGGCTGAGGCTTTCCGTGTATGACGGGATGTTCCATGTGTTCCAGATGGCTCTGCGGCTGATCCCGGAGAGCCGGGAGGCCTGGGCAGAGGTCGGGCGCTTTTTGAAGATCATCTACGGGATCGACCGGAAGGTGACCGGTATGCCGGTCAAGGTGGTGAAGTCCGGGAGAAAACGGAGTTTGGAAAGTCACCGGAAGACCTATGAGAAGGTATAG
- a CDS encoding type II toxin-antitoxin system death-on-curing family toxin, with protein sequence MIILTVDEIIEIHSLLIKKTGGLDGLRDKGLLESAVFSTSSGFGDIEVYSTIEEKAARLAFGIVNNHAFLDGNKRIGMLSMLMTLKLNHIDLKYSQEELIILGLGVAGGTVDYEGILKWIMEHKIV encoded by the coding sequence ATGATTATTTTGACAGTGGATGAAATAATAGAAATTCACAGCCTGTTAATAAAGAAAACAGGTGGATTGGACGGGCTTAGAGATAAAGGTTTACTGGAATCAGCTGTTTTTAGTACTTCCAGTGGATTTGGAGATATAGAGGTCTACTCCACAATAGAAGAAAAAGCTGCCAGGCTTGCTTTTGGTATTGTGAATAACCATGCTTTTTTAGATGGAAATAAGAGAATTGGGATGTTATCTATGTTAATGACACTCAAGCTAAACCATATTGATTTGAAATATAGTCAAGAGGAATTGATTATATTAGGATTGGGGGTAGCAGGTGGAACTGTTGATTATGAAGGCATTTTAAAATGGATTATGGAGCATAAAATAGTATAA
- a CDS encoding MarR family transcriptional regulator, with translation MSEESKKLMNLLMRLEGLLRRQMMGGRQRAVMNPHRGQGRVLSILRMKREITQKELTYILDMSKQAIGELLSKLEHCGYITRTPSEEDGRVMIVTLTEKGRTVSDEMDLDGDGSEDLFQCLTREEQKNLGEYLERLIASWQNDGTLDRRHMGQRRGGDYRDRVFEGDVENRFGFEHFPGTGPFRR, from the coding sequence ATGAGTGAAGAAAGTAAAAAGTTAATGAATCTATTAATGAGACTGGAAGGCTTGCTGCGCAGGCAAATGATGGGCGGAAGACAAAGAGCAGTGATGAATCCTCACAGAGGGCAGGGGCGGGTACTGTCCATATTGAGAATGAAGAGGGAAATCACACAAAAGGAACTGACTTATATCCTGGATATGAGCAAGCAGGCGATCGGTGAGCTTTTAAGCAAGCTGGAGCATTGCGGCTATATTACGAGGACGCCGTCTGAGGAAGACGGCCGGGTAATGATCGTCACGCTGACGGAAAAAGGACGGACGGTATCGGATGAGATGGATCTTGATGGAGATGGGTCAGAGGACCTGTTTCAGTGCCTGACCCGGGAGGAACAGAAGAATCTGGGTGAATACCTGGAACGCCTGATCGCATCATGGCAGAATGATGGAACCCTGGACAGGAGGCACATGGGACAGCGCAGAGGTGGGGATTACCGGGACCGGGTATTTGAAGGTGACGTAGAAAACAGATTTGGATTCGAACATTTCCCGGGAACCGGACCTTTTAGGAGGTGA
- the spoIIIAA gene encoding stage III sporulation protein AA, translating to MDKREELIKIFSKDIRKILQQTTVDFEQVQEIRLRIHAPLLMIFNNHEFYITPEGNLSKRADEAYLVSRQALKETLEYMSSYSLYAFEEEIKQGFITIQGGHRIGIAGKTITDEHGIRSMKFISFINVRLSHQVKGCASMVLPYLYESGDILHTLIISPPRCGKTTLLRDIIRQISNGTGTEPGMTVGVIDERSEIGACYQGVPQNELGIRTDILDCCPKVQGMMMLIRTMSPRVIAVDEIGSREDLEAIEYVMNCGCKLIATVHGSSIEDIKQKPVLRKMVMERWFERYIILNNRGRIGNVDQIYDSRGTKLYPIGVECL from the coding sequence TTGGATAAACGGGAAGAACTCATCAAGATTTTTTCCAAAGATATCAGAAAGATTCTGCAGCAGACAACTGTGGACTTTGAACAGGTGCAGGAAATCCGTCTCAGGATCCACGCGCCGCTTCTTATGATCTTCAATAATCATGAATTCTACATTACTCCAGAAGGAAATTTAAGTAAACGTGCAGATGAGGCTTATCTGGTGTCCAGACAGGCGCTCAAGGAAACTCTGGAATATATGAGCAGTTACTCCCTGTATGCATTTGAAGAGGAGATCAAGCAGGGGTTCATAACCATACAGGGGGGACACAGGATCGGTATCGCCGGGAAGACCATCACAGATGAGCATGGGATCCGGAGCATGAAGTTCATATCCTTTATTAACGTGCGCCTTTCCCATCAGGTGAAGGGCTGTGCCAGTATGGTGCTGCCGTACCTTTATGAGAGCGGGGATATTCTGCATACGCTGATCATTTCTCCGCCGCGCTGTGGGAAGACCACGCTTCTTCGCGATATCATCCGTCAGATCTCCAACGGGACAGGAACGGAACCGGGGATGACGGTGGGAGTGATCGATGAGCGGTCTGAGATCGGGGCCTGTTACCAGGGCGTTCCTCAAAATGAATTGGGAATCCGCACGGATATCCTGGACTGCTGTCCCAAGGTCCAGGGGATGATGATGCTGATCCGCACCATGTCCCCCAGGGTCATTGCGGTGGATGAGATCGGGAGCAGGGAGGACTTAGAGGCCATTGAGTATGTGATGAACTGTGGCTGCAAACTGATCGCTACGGTCCATGGCAGTTCTATTGAGGATATCAAGCAGAAGCCGGTGCTGCGCAAAATGGTGATGGAGCGGTGGTTTGAGCGGTATATTATCTTAAATAACCGGGGCAGGATTGGAAATGTAGACCAGATTTATGATTCCAGGGGTACCAAGCTGTACCCGATCGGGGTGGAGTGCCTATGA
- a CDS encoding stage III sporulation protein AE, translating into MFESVEAALGGEQMENWGDIDRFLQEETGGSGQGISFTELVKKLMAGEGKEAGRMLLDAAKQALFKEVSNGGHMAGQLLALGMIGAVFASFSEIFSGNQISETGFFMTYLMAFTVLAASFFESTQIAMEVLERQVMFMKVLLPSYFLAVAWAGASASSAAWYEVVLFLIAAVQWLYLNLLMPLVRVYILFVMAGHMAKEDMLSKMTELLKTGIQWGTRSLIGLVLGFQLIQGMVLPYADAVKSVGVQKLLQVIPGVGAGAGAVTKLILGSGVLIKNTMGAAAVLILVLLSLIPVLKLVVLLVMYRTVAAVLEPVADKRLVGCISGVADGQKLLLGLVTSGLLLFIITIALICTGTNVSYLA; encoded by the coding sequence ATGTTTGAGTCTGTGGAGGCGGCCCTTGGTGGGGAACAGATGGAAAACTGGGGAGATATTGACCGTTTTCTGCAGGAGGAAACAGGCGGGAGCGGGCAGGGGATATCTTTTACGGAGCTGGTGAAAAAGCTGATGGCGGGAGAAGGCAAAGAGGCCGGGCGGATGCTTTTGGACGCGGCAAAACAGGCGCTGTTTAAAGAAGTCTCAAATGGGGGACATATGGCCGGACAGCTTCTGGCGCTGGGGATGATCGGAGCTGTGTTTGCCAGCTTTTCTGAGATATTTTCCGGGAACCAGATTTCCGAAACCGGGTTTTTTATGACCTATTTAATGGCGTTTACGGTGCTTGCCGCTTCTTTCTTCGAGAGTACCCAGATTGCCATGGAGGTACTGGAGCGTCAGGTCATGTTTATGAAGGTGCTGCTGCCGTCCTATTTTCTGGCGGTGGCATGGGCTGGGGCCAGCGCATCCTCGGCGGCATGGTACGAGGTGGTGCTGTTTTTGATCGCGGCGGTGCAGTGGCTTTACTTAAATCTGCTGATGCCTCTCGTCCGGGTGTATATCCTGTTTGTGATGGCGGGGCACATGGCAAAGGAGGACATGCTGTCGAAAATGACCGAGCTTTTAAAGACCGGGATCCAGTGGGGGACCCGTTCCCTGATCGGGCTGGTGCTGGGGTTCCAGCTGATCCAGGGAATGGTGCTGCCCTATGCGGACGCGGTGAAGTCAGTCGGGGTACAGAAGCTTTTACAGGTGATCCCGGGAGTCGGCGCCGGGGCCGGCGCAGTCACAAAGCTGATCCTTGGTTCCGGTGTGCTGATCAAGAATACCATGGGTGCGGCTGCTGTGCTGATCCTGGTGCTGTTAAGCCTGATCCCAGTGCTGAAGCTGGTGGTCCTGCTGGTGATGTACCGGACTGTTGCGGCGGTATTGGAGCCGGTTGCAGACAAACGGCTGGTGGGCTGTATCAGCGGCGTTGCAGACGGACAGAAGCTGCTTTTAGGGCTGGTCACGTCGGGGCTTCTGTTATTCATCATCACGATCGCGCTGATCTGCACAGGCACGAATGTTTCCTATCTGGCATGA
- the spoIIIAC gene encoding stage III sporulation protein AC produces the protein MGVNLIFKIAAVGILVSVICQVLKHSGREEQAFLTSLAGLILVLFWMVPYIYELFETIKNLFAL, from the coding sequence ATGGGAGTGAATCTGATATTTAAAATCGCCGCGGTAGGCATCCTGGTTTCGGTGATCTGCCAGGTGCTCAAACACAGCGGAAGGGAGGAACAGGCATTTTTGACCAGCCTGGCGGGACTGATCCTGGTGTTGTTCTGGATGGTGCCTTACATATATGAATTGTTTGAAACCATTAAAAATCTGTTTGCATTGTAG
- a CDS encoding type II toxin-antitoxin system Phd/YefM family antitoxin: MMINTDNLVAMTEANQNFSKVTHMVDENGLAVILKNNKPKYIVVDFEEYEVVKGIQEARRRKIKETADTLIKENMEAFLELAK; the protein is encoded by the coding sequence ATGATGATAAATACGGATAATCTTGTGGCGATGACTGAGGCAAATCAGAATTTTTCAAAAGTAACCCATATGGTGGATGAAAATGGCCTTGCTGTGATTCTAAAAAATAATAAGCCTAAATATATTGTGGTAGATTTTGAAGAATATGAGGTAGTGAAAGGAATTCAGGAAGCCAGAAGAAGGAAGATAAAAGAAACTGCGGATACCTTAATTAAAGAGAACATGGAAGCTTTTCTGGAGTTAGCGAAATGA
- a CDS encoding response regulator transcription factor, giving the protein MAKILVVDDEKLIVKGIRFSLEQDGMEVDCAYDGEEAINLAKQKEYDVVLLDVMLPKFDGFEVCQAIREFSEMPIIMLTAKGGDMDKILGLEYGADDYITKPFNILEVKARIKAIMRRNSKKSRRSGQSENRVVTAGDLKLDREGRQVFIGEKEINLTAKEFDLLELLVCNPNKVYSRENLLTFVWGNKASESGDVRTVDVHVRRLREKIEPSPSDPKYVHTKWGVGYYFRAQ; this is encoded by the coding sequence ATGGCAAAGATATTGGTAGTTGACGATGAAAAATTGATTGTAAAAGGGATCCGCTTCAGCCTGGAACAGGACGGCATGGAAGTGGACTGTGCATATGACGGGGAGGAGGCCATCAATCTGGCAAAGCAGAAGGAATACGATGTGGTGCTGCTGGATGTGATGCTCCCGAAGTTTGACGGGTTTGAGGTGTGCCAGGCCATCAGGGAGTTCTCTGAGATGCCGATCATCATGCTGACGGCAAAGGGCGGGGATATGGATAAGATCCTGGGGCTGGAGTACGGCGCTGACGACTATATCACCAAGCCGTTCAATATCCTGGAGGTGAAAGCGAGGATCAAGGCTATCATGCGCCGCAATTCCAAGAAATCCAGGCGTTCCGGCCAGTCTGAGAACCGGGTGGTCACAGCCGGGGATTTAAAGCTGGACCGGGAAGGCAGACAGGTGTTTATCGGTGAGAAAGAGATCAATCTGACTGCAAAGGAGTTTGATCTTTTAGAGCTTTTGGTGTGCAATCCCAACAAGGTGTACAGCCGGGAAAACCTGCTGACTTTTGTGTGGGGGAATAAGGCTTCCGAGTCCGGGGATGTGCGCACGGTGGATGTGCATGTGCGGCGGCTGAGAGAGAAGATCGAGCCAAGCCCCAGCGATCCCAAGTACGTGCATACCAAGTGGGGCGTAGGATATTACTTCCGGGCACAGTAA
- a CDS encoding stage III sporulation protein AB: MTIQMWMKIAGALMVIAGASGFGFWLAGQYGQRLRELEQLRQMIFLLKGQILYANAPLSEAFETVGSRTEGALSDLFIRVAERIDGQQGESFSQIWQEEVSQPGKPGGGLAMSKADRQTLKSLGEHLGFLDRDMQERNLLLYLEQLDMRIQQMREHKQERCRLYTSLGIMGGLFLTILLV; this comes from the coding sequence ATGACAATACAGATGTGGATGAAGATAGCCGGGGCATTGATGGTGATAGCCGGTGCCTCCGGGTTTGGCTTCTGGCTGGCGGGGCAGTACGGGCAGAGGCTGCGGGAGCTGGAGCAGCTCAGACAAATGATATTTTTGCTTAAGGGACAGATCCTGTATGCCAATGCCCCTCTTTCGGAGGCGTTTGAAACCGTGGGCAGCAGGACGGAAGGCGCGCTTTCGGATTTGTTTATCCGGGTTGCAGAGAGGATCGACGGACAGCAGGGAGAATCTTTTTCGCAGATCTGGCAGGAGGAGGTGTCCCAGCCGGGAAAGCCGGGGGGAGGACTGGCCATGTCAAAGGCGGACAGGCAGACGCTTAAATCTCTTGGAGAACATCTGGGATTTTTGGACCGGGATATGCAGGAGCGGAATCTGCTCCTTTATCTGGAACAGCTGGACATGCGCATCCAGCAGATGCGGGAACACAAACAGGAACGGTGCAGACTGTACACCAGTCTGGGCATTATGGGCGGGCTGTTTTTGACAATCCTGCTGGTATAG
- the rlmH gene encoding 23S rRNA (pseudouridine(1915)-N(3))-methyltransferase RlmH: MKITLITVGKIKEKFYTDAIAEYSKRLSRYCKLDIVQVADEKTPDGASELQERQIKEKEGERILAQIKDGSYVMALAIEGEMLDSEGLAEKIDRLGVGGQSQIVFIIGGSLGLSDAVMRRADYKLSFSKMTFPHQLMRVILLEQIYRSYRIVHGEPYHK, translated from the coding sequence ATGAAGATTACGCTGATAACCGTAGGAAAGATCAAGGAAAAGTTTTATACGGATGCGATTGCAGAATACAGTAAGCGGTTGAGCCGGTACTGCAAGCTGGATATTGTTCAGGTAGCAGATGAAAAGACCCCGGATGGAGCCAGTGAGCTGCAGGAGCGGCAGATCAAGGAAAAAGAAGGGGAGCGGATTCTGGCGCAGATTAAGGACGGCTCCTATGTGATGGCTCTTGCCATTGAGGGAGAAATGCTGGACTCCGAGGGCCTTGCAGAGAAGATTGACAGGTTAGGCGTCGGAGGACAGAGCCAGATCGTATTTATCATCGGCGGTTCCCTCGGGCTTTCTGATGCGGTTATGAGACGGGCAGATTATAAGCTGAGTTTTTCTAAGATGACATTCCCGCATCAGCTGATGCGGGTGATATTGTTGGAGCAGATTTACAGGAGCTACCGGATTGTACATGGGGAACCATATCACAAATGA
- a CDS encoding DIP1984 family protein, translating to MKLAEALSLRADLQKRLAQLRVRLVNNAKVQEGELPSEAPEDLLAELDEGILLLEKLIRNINRTNCGTVVDGVSLTDMIAKRDALALKNSILQDFVKCASEKFERYSSSEIRIKSTVNVSQMQKETDRISKEMRELDVKIQGLNWTTELIED from the coding sequence ATGAAATTGGCAGAAGCGCTCAGCCTGAGGGCTGACCTGCAAAAAAGACTGGCACAGCTTAGGGTCCGCCTGGTGAATAATGCGAAAGTCCAGGAAGGGGAACTGCCGTCGGAAGCTCCGGAGGATCTGCTGGCGGAGCTGGACGAAGGCATTTTGCTTCTTGAAAAACTGATCCGGAATATCAACAGGACAAACTGCGGTACCGTCGTGGATGGGGTTTCCCTGACGGATATGATAGCAAAACGTGATGCGCTGGCGCTGAAGAATTCGATCCTTCAGGATTTTGTGAAGTGCGCAAGTGAAAAGTTTGAGCGCTATTCCAGCAGTGAGATCCGTATCAAAAGCACGGTCAATGTCAGCCAGATGCAGAAAGAGACAGACCGGATCTCCAAAGAAATGCGGGAACTGGACGTGAAGATACAGGGCCTGAACTGGACTACGGAATTGATCGAGGACTGA
- a CDS encoding GNAT family N-acetyltransferase, translated as MDVLIRQVIPDDLDAVARVESVCFPEAEAATRDSFSQRIAAFPESFFVAEKDGEIVGFINGCVTDERTIRDEMFEDTGCHKADGAYQSIFGLDVVPECQHQGLASRLMRHLIEDARKKGRKGLILTCKDRLIGFYEGFGYHSLGVSDSVHGGAVWYDMILEF; from the coding sequence ATGGACGTTTTGATCAGGCAGGTGATACCGGACGATCTGGACGCTGTGGCCCGGGTGGAGTCGGTCTGCTTCCCGGAAGCAGAGGCGGCAACCCGGGATTCTTTTTCACAGCGGATCGCAGCTTTTCCGGAGAGCTTTTTTGTGGCGGAGAAGGATGGGGAGATCGTTGGATTCATTAACGGATGCGTGACGGATGAGAGGACGATCCGGGACGAGATGTTCGAGGATACCGGCTGCCATAAGGCGGATGGGGCCTATCAGAGCATCTTCGGCCTGGATGTGGTTCCGGAGTGCCAGCATCAGGGACTGGCCTCCCGGCTGATGAGGCATCTGATCGAGGATGCCAGGAAAAAGGGCAGGAAAGGGCTGATCCTGACCTGCAAGGACAGGCTGATCGGATTCTACGAGGGATTTGGCTACCACAGCCTGGGCGTGTCGGATTCCGTACACGGCGGGGCGGTCTGGTACGATATGATATTAGAATTTTAG
- a CDS encoding metallophosphoesterase family protein, which produces MTNHNTVKEHKLHRIGVISDTHGLLREEVKAILATCEVILHGGDIDREALLHELEQIAAVYAVRGNNDREWAENLPNSLDIELFGLRIYITHDKRQIPENTENFDLVVYGHSHKFDLDQRNGITMLNPGGCGPKRFHLPVTMAVVEVKDGEGIYNIEKFEL; this is translated from the coding sequence ATGACCAATCATAATACCGTCAAAGAACATAAGCTTCACAGGATCGGGGTGATCTCCGATACGCATGGACTGCTCAGAGAAGAAGTAAAGGCAATCCTTGCCACCTGTGAAGTGATCTTGCATGGCGGGGATATCGACCGGGAGGCCCTGCTCCATGAACTGGAACAAATTGCTGCGGTCTATGCGGTAAGAGGAAATAATGACAGGGAGTGGGCTGAAAATCTGCCAAATAGCCTGGATATAGAATTATTTGGCTTAAGGATTTATATAACCCATGATAAAAGGCAGATTCCTGAGAACACAGAGAATTTTGACCTTGTGGTTTATGGACATTCACATAAGTTTGATCTGGATCAGAGAAATGGGATTACGATGTTGAATCCGGGAGGCTGTGGCCCAAAACGTTTTCACCTTCCGGTTACTATGGCGGTGGTTGAGGTAAAGGACGGGGAAGGAATATATAACATAGAAAAATTTGAATTATAA
- a CDS encoding aromatic acid exporter family protein, producing the protein MFQKPDYIKVLKIAAGAGMAMALAEGLGLNYAASAGVITLLSIQDTKKETIRVMVRRLFSFGLALAFSFACFSVFGYGALALGVFLLFFSGVSLVLHIPEGISVNTVLMTHFMAEQSMSFPDIVNELALLTVGAGLGVLLNLYIPGKAEQIRVKQREIESRIRGILESMADMLSFLPRECGAQGPCSSLERSEKLGNSLKELESKLKEGEKNAYEEMENKLLTETKYYLRYMNMRWNQSAALGRIAENIGHLRMLPVQSEQIAEFIRQISASFHEYNNALSLLAELDRVKEDMRTQPLPDTREEFESRAVLYRILLELEQFLEIKKKFVEELTEDEIGKFWGTQEGD; encoded by the coding sequence ATGTTTCAAAAACCTGATTATATAAAGGTACTAAAGATAGCCGCTGGGGCTGGCATGGCTATGGCTCTGGCGGAGGGGCTGGGGCTGAACTATGCGGCTTCAGCCGGGGTCATCACCCTGCTAAGCATCCAGGATACGAAGAAGGAGACGATCCGTGTGATGGTGCGCCGCCTGTTTTCCTTTGGGCTGGCTCTTGCCTTCTCCTTTGCCTGTTTTTCTGTGTTTGGATACGGCGCGCTGGCTCTGGGGGTTTTTCTGCTGTTTTTCTCCGGTGTGAGTTTGGTGCTCCATATCCCGGAAGGGATTTCCGTGAATACGGTGCTGATGACCCACTTTATGGCGGAGCAGTCCATGTCGTTTCCGGATATTGTCAATGAACTGGCCCTGCTGACCGTCGGCGCGGGGCTTGGGGTACTCTTGAATCTCTATATTCCTGGAAAAGCAGAACAGATCCGTGTAAAGCAGAGGGAGATCGAAAGCCGCATCCGGGGGATCCTGGAGAGTATGGCGGATATGCTGTCGTTTCTGCCACGGGAGTGTGGTGCACAGGGGCCATGCAGCTCACTTGAGCGGTCAGAGAAGCTTGGAAACAGCTTGAAGGAGCTGGAATCAAAGCTGAAAGAAGGCGAGAAAAACGCCTACGAGGAGATGGAAAACAAACTGCTCACGGAGACAAAATATTATCTGCGGTATATGAATATGCGGTGGAACCAGTCTGCGGCGCTGGGACGGATCGCAGAAAATATCGGTCATCTGCGGATGCTGCCGGTCCAGTCAGAACAGATTGCAGAGTTTATCCGGCAGATCAGCGCGAGCTTTCATGAGTACAACAATGCCTTAAGCCTGTTAGCAGAGCTGGACCGGGTAAAGGAAGACATGAGGACGCAGCCCCTTCCGGATACCCGTGAGGAGTTCGAGAGCCGCGCGGTATTGTACCGGATCCTGCTGGAACTGGAGCAGTTTTTGGAGATCAAAAAGAAGTTTGTGGAAGAACTGACGGAGGATGAGATTGGGAAGTTCTGGGGAACTCAAGAAGGAGATTAA